One Longimicrobiales bacterium DNA window includes the following coding sequences:
- the gcvT gene encoding glycine cleavage system aminomethyltransferase GcvT yields the protein MTDTLKRTPLHDRHVAAGGKIVPFAGFEMPVQYRTGITAEHRAVRETAGLFDVSHMGEFMVRGPGALDLIQRISVNDASKIEVGQAQYSAMCLETGCVIDDLIIYRFTDRYMLVVNASNMEKDLAWVLKHAADFEVDVEDVSDATGLLALQGPAAREILRPLANIDVDEVKYYRFVEGEVAGVPAVISGTGYTGEDGFELYVSAEHAAALWDVLLAKGEGAGLIPAGLGARDSLRLEVGYALYGNDLDEEHTTLESGLGWVTKLDKGDFIGREALAAQKEAGVGRRLVGLRLEGRGFPRPGYEVLSDGEVVGQLTSGTVSPSLGFGVAMGYVRADLSKADTRLQIDVRGKPMDVVVQRPPFYTKGSIRRS from the coding sequence ATGACCGACACTTTGAAGCGCACACCCCTGCATGACCGCCACGTTGCTGCCGGTGGTAAGATCGTCCCGTTCGCGGGCTTTGAAATGCCCGTTCAGTACCGCACCGGCATCACGGCTGAGCACAGGGCCGTTCGAGAGACCGCTGGACTTTTCGATGTCTCGCACATGGGAGAGTTCATGGTCCGGGGGCCTGGAGCGCTCGATCTGATTCAGCGTATTTCGGTGAATGACGCCTCGAAGATCGAAGTCGGGCAGGCTCAGTACTCGGCGATGTGTTTAGAGACGGGCTGCGTTATTGACGACCTGATCATCTATCGATTTACGGATCGGTATATGCTCGTGGTTAATGCTTCGAACATGGAGAAGGATCTCGCCTGGGTCCTGAAGCATGCTGCCGATTTCGAGGTCGACGTGGAAGATGTTTCGGATGCCACAGGGCTATTGGCTCTTCAGGGACCCGCCGCGCGCGAGATCCTGAGGCCTCTAGCGAACATCGATGTCGACGAAGTGAAGTACTATCGCTTCGTCGAAGGAGAGGTCGCCGGCGTGCCTGCCGTGATTTCGGGCACCGGCTACACGGGCGAAGACGGTTTCGAACTCTATGTGAGTGCGGAGCATGCTGCAGCTCTGTGGGACGTGCTTCTCGCCAAGGGTGAAGGTGCGGGTCTCATTCCAGCTGGACTGGGTGCTCGTGATTCCCTTCGCCTCGAGGTGGGTTATGCGCTCTATGGCAACGACCTCGACGAGGAGCACACCACGTTGGAGTCCGGCCTGGGTTGGGTGACCAAGCTCGACAAGGGTGACTTCATCGGTAGGGAAGCCCTGGCTGCTCAAAAAGAAGCGGGTGTAGGTCGCCGGCTGGTGGGGCTGCGGCTCGAGGGCCGTGGCTTTCCCCGACCCGGCTACGAGGTCCTGTCGGACGGTGAGGTGGTGGGGCAACTCACCAGTGGGACGGTCAGTCCGTCGCTCGGATTCGGAGTGGCGATGGGATACGTCCGGGCCGACCTGTCAAAGGCCGACACGCGACTCCAGATCGACGTTCGCGGCAAGCCGATGGATGTGGTCGTGCAGCGCCCGCCGTTTTACACCAAGGGGTCTATCCGACGCTCGTAG
- a CDS encoding tyrosine recombinase produces the protein MGIDGPPNEIQAFLEHLEHERQLSLNTVKAYKRDFAQLADFLDEYFGHSDWAWSDPDIDRLALRGFMGWLGRKGLAKRTVARKLSATRAFFRYLTAEERIEVNPASAVRAPKTEKRLPGHLSAGDIKNVFEEAERRASENTLAKTRDLVILEMLYGSGLRLSELFGVDLGAIDRKRRLVRVVGKGKKERIVPITESALVAIDRYEPRRSEVAPRREKALLLNAKGGRLSRRSIQASVGASFEAAAGASGLSAHALRHSFATHLLEAGADLLAVKELLGHASLSTTQVYTHTTKERLLRVYNDAHPRSE, from the coding sequence ATGGGCATAGACGGGCCACCGAACGAGATTCAAGCGTTTCTGGAGCACCTCGAACACGAACGCCAACTCTCCCTGAACACCGTGAAGGCCTACAAACGGGACTTCGCTCAGCTCGCCGATTTCTTGGACGAATATTTCGGGCACTCCGACTGGGCGTGGTCTGATCCAGACATCGATCGCCTCGCACTTCGCGGTTTCATGGGCTGGCTGGGTCGGAAGGGCCTCGCCAAACGAACGGTGGCTCGGAAGCTGTCTGCGACGCGGGCTTTCTTTCGATACCTGACGGCAGAGGAGAGGATCGAGGTGAACCCAGCTTCTGCGGTGAGAGCGCCGAAGACGGAGAAGCGCCTGCCTGGCCACCTTAGCGCTGGAGACATAAAGAACGTCTTCGAGGAAGCCGAGCGGCGTGCATCTGAAAACACGCTCGCCAAGACACGTGATCTCGTCATCTTGGAGATGCTTTACGGGAGCGGTCTTCGCCTGTCAGAGTTGTTTGGTGTGGACCTGGGCGCGATCGATCGAAAAAGGCGACTCGTTCGAGTCGTGGGAAAAGGAAAAAAAGAACGCATTGTACCGATCACGGAGTCTGCGTTGGTCGCGATCGACCGGTACGAGCCCCGCAGGAGCGAAGTCGCCCCCCGGCGCGAAAAGGCACTCCTGTTGAACGCCAAGGGTGGGAGATTGTCCAGACGATCCATCCAGGCATCAGTGGGAGCCTCATTCGAGGCGGCCGCGGGCGCCAGTGGCCTTTCCGCGCACGCGCTTCGGCATTCCTTCGCGACCCACCTCCTGGAAGCCGGGGCGGACCTTCTCGCGGTCAAGGAGCTGTTGGGCCATGCCTCCCTCTCTACGACCCAGGTCTACACGCACACGACGAAAGAGCGGCTCCTGCGCGTGTACAACGACGCGCATCCCCGCAGCGAGTAG
- the hslU gene encoding ATP-dependent protease ATPase subunit HslU, producing the protein MSRDVLEQPDAPVSVAHGEESQDAVWLDELTPRQIVAELDKYIVGQNDAKKAVAIVLRNRWRRQRVEEEMRQEIAPNNLILIGPTGVGKTEIARRLARLAGAPFLKVEASKFTEVGYVGRDVESMVRDLVDISINLVRADREYEVQEVAEKRVEERILDLLLPVSNPEPEEPEEGVRPHIFVAGPTGVAEETDEGLTERRQRTREKLRALLVDGKLEDREIEIEVKQAANIDGMMIPMGGGEGMDHNFTEMLQDMLPKRTKRRSVTVAEARRILLQDELDKLVDMDEVVNEALYRAEEMGIVFLDEIDKVAGARGGQGPDVSREGVQRDLLPIVEGSTVATKYGLVRTDHILFIAAGAFHVAKPSDLIPELQGRFPIRVELQSLGEEEFVRILKEPKNALLEQYRSLIETEGAKIDFTDGGVAEIARIAMELNERMENIGARRLQTVMTTLLEEVLFGLPESGTKSILVDREFVKERLSKVSEDEDLSRYIL; encoded by the coding sequence ATGAGCAGAGATGTCCTAGAGCAACCGGACGCCCCCGTTTCTGTCGCGCATGGCGAGGAGTCACAGGATGCGGTTTGGCTTGATGAACTCACTCCCCGTCAAATCGTAGCCGAGCTCGACAAATACATCGTGGGGCAGAACGATGCGAAGAAGGCGGTCGCCATCGTTCTGCGAAACCGATGGAGGCGTCAGCGCGTCGAAGAGGAGATGCGGCAGGAAATCGCACCCAACAACTTGATCCTGATCGGCCCGACCGGTGTCGGAAAGACCGAGATCGCTCGTCGCCTCGCCCGATTGGCCGGGGCACCCTTCCTAAAAGTGGAAGCCTCAAAGTTCACCGAGGTTGGCTACGTGGGTCGGGACGTGGAGTCGATGGTTCGGGATTTGGTGGACATCTCGATCAACCTCGTACGAGCCGACCGTGAATACGAAGTTCAGGAGGTCGCGGAGAAGAGGGTCGAGGAGCGCATCCTCGATCTGCTGCTGCCTGTGTCGAATCCAGAGCCTGAGGAACCGGAAGAGGGGGTTCGGCCGCACATTTTCGTGGCGGGTCCAACCGGGGTGGCTGAGGAGACCGATGAAGGCCTCACCGAGCGCCGGCAGCGCACGCGGGAAAAGCTCCGCGCGCTTCTAGTGGACGGAAAGCTCGAAGACCGAGAGATCGAGATCGAAGTCAAACAGGCCGCGAACATCGACGGTATGATGATCCCGATGGGTGGCGGTGAAGGGATGGATCATAACTTCACCGAAATGCTCCAGGATATGCTTCCCAAGCGGACAAAGCGCCGTTCCGTGACCGTGGCTGAAGCGCGCCGGATCCTGCTGCAGGACGAACTCGACAAGCTCGTCGACATGGACGAGGTCGTGAACGAGGCCCTCTACCGTGCGGAGGAGATGGGCATCGTCTTCCTCGATGAGATCGACAAGGTCGCCGGGGCCCGCGGGGGTCAAGGACCTGATGTCAGCAGGGAAGGGGTCCAACGTGACCTGCTTCCCATTGTCGAGGGATCCACTGTTGCGACGAAGTACGGGTTGGTAAGGACAGACCACATTCTGTTTATCGCAGCGGGCGCCTTTCATGTGGCTAAACCCTCGGATTTGATTCCGGAGCTTCAGGGGCGATTCCCGATTCGCGTGGAGTTGCAGAGCCTGGGGGAAGAGGAATTCGTGAGAATTCTCAAAGAGCCCAAGAACGCGCTTCTGGAGCAGTACCGGTCCCTGATCGAGACCGAGGGGGCCAAGATCGACTTCACGGACGGAGGAGTCGCCGAGATCGCTCGCATCGCCATGGAGTTGAACGAGCGCATGGAGAACATCGGAGCGCGTCGCCTTCAGACCGTCATGACGACGTTGCTCGAGGAGGTGTTGTTCGGACTCCCCGAGTCGGGAACCAAGTCCATTCTGGTCGATCGGGAGTTCGTGAAAGAGCGCCTCTCGAAGGTCTCCGAGGACGAAGATCTCAGCCGTTACATCCTTTAG
- a CDS encoding sigma-54 dependent transcriptional regulator, which produces MKDDRVLISTHELPMAGRLRAGFKEAGYSTDLVTPKEELTPDEGAVLLVLTGGAEASDPLVRQAREQLHVPVFAIASEQSLSPALRPGFDEVFGKGTPVDDIVLVGSRVIEMGRLQRLTGIIGETDEMRLVLERVVQIAPVMSTVLVTGESGTGKELVARGIHALSSRRHKPFIAVNVAALSDTLLESELFGHEKGAFTGAIDARKGLFELSHGGTIFLDEIGEMPLSTQTKLLRVLEQREFHRVGGEKSIKVDVRIVAATNQDLRQLVAIGEFRRDLYFRLNVLSIHLPALRDRRDDVALLVGAFVQEVSTTHDRDFPGISAEAMELLVNYAWPGNVRELRNLVESMVVLSPGRMIRPEDIPEDVRAGRGASLFPVPIPSRGGGNAGSGSDLRPELEFVFRTLVDLRVDMEDLKNEFDVYRRGQGVSLPGQSVLGRMEVEAPRSGEIEIGAFSLRSEEEVEEAVFAEAHPIEHRDDVVIFRPGMTMDEMEKQAIIAALASVNGNRRKAAELLGIGERTLYRKISKYELEEEEE; this is translated from the coding sequence ATGAAGGACGACCGCGTACTCATCTCCACCCACGAGCTACCCATGGCTGGGCGGTTGCGCGCGGGATTCAAAGAAGCTGGATACAGTACGGACCTGGTCACCCCCAAGGAAGAACTGACCCCAGATGAAGGAGCTGTCCTTCTCGTGCTCACAGGAGGCGCGGAAGCCAGCGATCCATTGGTCCGGCAGGCTAGGGAGCAGCTGCATGTACCCGTGTTCGCCATCGCTTCTGAACAGTCGCTCTCGCCGGCTCTCCGACCGGGTTTTGATGAGGTCTTCGGGAAAGGGACTCCTGTTGATGACATCGTCTTGGTTGGAAGCCGGGTCATCGAGATGGGGCGACTCCAACGTCTGACCGGCATCATCGGTGAGACCGACGAAATGCGGCTGGTGCTCGAGAGGGTCGTGCAAATCGCCCCGGTGATGTCGACGGTCTTGGTCACCGGTGAATCGGGTACCGGAAAGGAATTGGTCGCCCGTGGCATCCACGCTCTCTCCTCGCGCCGGCACAAGCCGTTCATCGCTGTGAACGTTGCGGCACTGTCCGACACCCTACTCGAGTCCGAGCTGTTTGGGCATGAAAAGGGAGCGTTTACCGGTGCCATCGACGCACGTAAGGGACTGTTCGAACTGTCGCACGGGGGGACCATCTTTCTCGACGAGATCGGAGAGATGCCCCTGTCGACGCAGACCAAGTTGCTGCGCGTACTCGAGCAGCGTGAGTTCCACCGCGTGGGTGGGGAGAAGAGCATCAAGGTGGACGTCCGAATCGTGGCGGCCACGAACCAGGACTTACGGCAGCTCGTCGCGATCGGTGAGTTCAGGCGCGACCTATACTTCCGCCTCAACGTCCTGAGTATCCATCTCCCTGCTTTGCGGGACCGGAGAGATGACGTCGCTCTTTTGGTGGGGGCGTTTGTCCAGGAGGTATCGACGACGCATGACCGCGACTTCCCGGGCATCTCAGCGGAAGCGATGGAGCTCTTGGTCAACTATGCGTGGCCGGGCAACGTGCGAGAGTTGAGGAACTTGGTTGAGTCGATGGTTGTGTTGTCTCCCGGCCGCATGATTCGGCCCGAGGACATCCCCGAAGACGTGCGCGCAGGACGTGGCGCCTCGCTGTTCCCGGTTCCGATCCCCAGCAGAGGCGGTGGGAATGCTGGCTCGGGGAGCGACTTGCGGCCGGAGCTCGAGTTCGTGTTCCGCACGCTCGTCGACCTCCGCGTAGACATGGAAGACCTAAAAAACGAGTTCGATGTCTATCGGCGAGGTCAGGGGGTATCCCTCCCGGGTCAGTCTGTTCTGGGTCGGATGGAGGTGGAGGCACCGAGGTCGGGAGAGATCGAAATCGGGGCGTTCTCTCTCCGCTCCGAAGAGGAGGTCGAAGAAGCGGTGTTCGCGGAGGCCCATCCGATTGAGCACCGCGATGACGTTGTCATTTTCCGACCGGGCATGACGATGGACGAGATGGAGAAGCAGGCCATTATAGCGGCGCTTGCTTCCGTGAACGGAAACCGTCGCAAGGCGGCTGAGTTGTTGGGGATCGGTGAGCGGACGCTCTACCGCAAGATCTCCAAGTATGAACTCGAGGAGGAAGAGGAGTAG
- a CDS encoding MogA/MoaB family molybdenum cofactor biosynthesis protein produces the protein MRIGILTVSDSCTRGEREDTSGALIRSWSDARGAECVTHSVVPDDRVEIARVLSAWSDGGTMDVVLTTGGTGLTVRDVTPEATRAVLEREAPGVAEEIRRVGSRNTPFASLSRGLVGTRGSTLIVNLPGSEAGVRDGLGVLDGIIDHAVELITGEATGHGGDA, from the coding sequence ATGCGAATCGGGATCCTCACTGTGAGTGATAGCTGCACGCGCGGTGAGCGCGAGGACACCAGCGGCGCTCTGATTCGGAGTTGGTCTGATGCAAGGGGGGCCGAATGTGTCACGCATTCGGTGGTGCCTGACGATCGGGTCGAAATCGCACGGGTGTTGTCCGCGTGGTCCGACGGCGGAACGATGGATGTCGTTCTGACGACGGGAGGTACAGGCCTGACCGTGCGGGACGTGACCCCGGAAGCCACGCGGGCGGTGCTCGAACGAGAGGCACCCGGAGTCGCAGAAGAGATCCGGCGGGTCGGATCCAGGAACACACCGTTCGCGTCATTGTCGAGGGGGTTGGTCGGGACACGTGGCTCCACGTTGATCGTGAACCTCCCGGGCAGTGAGGCCGGAGTGAGAGACGGGTTGGGAGTGCTCGATGGGATCATCGACCATGCGGTTGAGCTCATCACGGGCGAGGCCACGGGGCACGGAGGTGACGCATGA
- the argF gene encoding ornithine carbamoyltransferase — MDTKRDFLAITDFSRDELVQLLERARLLKDGVDTSQLAGQSLAMIFKKSSTRTRVSFEVGMTQLGGHSLFLSDRDSQIGRGESIHDTAKVLSRYVNGIMVRTFEHAEVEELARHASVPVVNALTDLLHPCQIVADLQTAAEEFGADHQERTVAWIGDGNNMANSWLNAAARLGFSLRLACPEGYDPNADILAFAQSETDVVLTRDPAEAVQGADVVTTDVWASMGQEEEAQERMRAFQGFIVDDALMAKAASNAIFLHCLPAHRGEEVSESVIDGPQSRIFDEAENRLHAQKAILLELMG, encoded by the coding sequence ATGGATACCAAACGAGATTTTCTCGCCATCACCGACTTCAGTCGAGATGAGCTCGTACAGCTTCTCGAGCGAGCCCGGTTGCTGAAGGACGGCGTGGACACCTCCCAGCTCGCCGGTCAGAGCTTGGCGATGATCTTCAAAAAGAGTTCGACACGCACCCGTGTTTCGTTCGAGGTCGGAATGACTCAATTGGGGGGGCATTCTCTCTTCTTGTCGGATCGGGACAGTCAGATCGGACGTGGGGAGAGCATCCATGACACCGCGAAGGTGCTTTCCCGATATGTGAACGGAATCATGGTGCGGACCTTCGAGCATGCGGAGGTTGAGGAGTTGGCGCGCCACGCGTCCGTCCCCGTCGTCAACGCGCTGACCGATCTCCTGCACCCGTGCCAGATCGTCGCGGATCTGCAGACCGCAGCCGAAGAATTCGGCGCCGACCACCAGGAGCGCACGGTGGCCTGGATCGGAGATGGAAATAACATGGCCAATTCGTGGCTTAACGCGGCCGCGCGCCTCGGCTTCTCGTTGCGGCTGGCGTGCCCGGAAGGGTACGACCCGAACGCGGATATTCTGGCATTTGCACAGTCGGAGACCGACGTGGTATTAACGCGAGATCCGGCAGAGGCCGTCCAGGGTGCTGATGTGGTCACCACCGACGTTTGGGCCTCTATGGGCCAAGAAGAGGAAGCTCAGGAGCGCATGCGTGCGTTCCAGGGGTTCATTGTAGACGACGCGCTGATGGCCAAGGCTGCGTCCAATGCAATTTTCCTCCATTGTTTGCCGGCGCACCGAGGCGAAGAGGTCTCTGAGAGCGTCATTGATGGACCGCAGTCTCGCATCTTCGATGAGGCGGAAAATCGCCTCCACGCACAGAAAGCCATCCTCCTGGAGTTGATGGGATGA
- the hslV gene encoding ATP-dependent protease subunit HslV: protein MSLPDVRATTVLAVRKDGKVAMGGDGQVTMGDTVVKGSARKVRELKDGAILAGFAGAVADAFTLFEKLEEKLERYPANMPKAVVELAKDWRMDRYLRRLDALLAVADRDHLFLVSGTGDVIEPDDDVLAIGSGGTYALAAARALRENSEMDAVAITRTALEIAGDICVYTNKDIVVFELGASSKDPS, encoded by the coding sequence ATGAGCTTACCGGATGTACGTGCCACCACCGTCCTCGCGGTCCGTAAGGACGGAAAAGTGGCGATGGGTGGAGATGGACAGGTCACTATGGGTGATACTGTGGTGAAGGGCAGCGCGCGGAAGGTTCGCGAGTTAAAAGACGGAGCCATCCTGGCTGGATTTGCCGGTGCGGTGGCCGACGCTTTCACTCTCTTCGAAAAGCTGGAGGAGAAGTTGGAGCGCTATCCGGCCAACATGCCCAAGGCCGTCGTCGAGTTGGCCAAGGACTGGCGAATGGACCGGTACCTTCGACGCCTGGATGCATTGCTCGCCGTCGCGGACCGTGATCATCTCTTCCTCGTCAGCGGGACGGGCGATGTGATTGAGCCGGATGACGACGTACTCGCCATCGGATCGGGTGGGACCTACGCCCTAGCGGCGGCCCGGGCGCTCCGAGAAAACTCCGAGATGGACGCTGTCGCGATCACGCGTACGGCGCTCGAGATCGCAGGAGATATCTGCGTCTACACGAACAAAGACATCGTCGTCTTCGAGCTGGGTGCCAGCTCCAAGGATCCGTCATGA
- the lon gene encoding endopeptidase La, translated as MATLVRAEDRVEVPGRLPVIALRDLVFFPYIVLPLLIGRERSVTALQEARDEEGLVLLVAQKDASVDDPGSTDLHRVGTVARVVQVSRLPDGTSRVVLEGLGRAKIKRLVTTTAALRASVELLTGREVEDEGAATDQVLSLTRTVVSLYAEYARLHARIPEELPGILSAEGDRVRFAHLVGGHLILPSIEKQELLEATDLNDQLNLLRELLVRELEILSIEAKLDRQIQIQLGRDRTPALGQGFKAFQREPAEQDNDEWREAEEAVREADLPPDARERAEKELGRLKKLNPVAPEAAVIRTHLDWIVALPWMARSEDNLSVEHASDILDSEHFGLGEVKERILDHVAVLSLVKEMRGPILCLAGPPGVGKTSLGRSIGNALGREFVRVSLGGVRDEAEIRGHRRTYVGALPGRIIQGMRRSGTKNPVFLLDEVDKLASDFHGDPGAALLEVLDPEQNKAFADHYLELEYDLSDVLFIATANTLQGIPEPLRDRMEIIRLPGYLDTEKCEIASRFLWPRQSERHGIAAGRVALDKPAIHHVIARYTREAGVRELDRRLSRVARKLARGVADAELIPPLIGAADLKGLLGPPPYSPPDRDQDSDRIGIANGLAWTAAGGAVLDVEVAVVAGAGALRLTGTLGDVMKESAQAAVTYARSRSELLGLDPQFHEKIDVHIHIPEGATPKDGPSAGITIAMALISALMDIPTRADVAMTGEITLRGRVLAVGGVKEKAVAALRSGMRRVVLPEANASDLELLPAEVLESVTFDLVRTMDEVMDAVLLHPSGRRPQETPGTGLEMPLPHG; from the coding sequence ATGGCGACGCTAGTTCGAGCGGAAGACCGAGTCGAGGTTCCTGGTCGCCTCCCCGTGATCGCGCTGCGGGACCTAGTGTTCTTCCCATACATCGTCTTGCCACTCCTGATTGGTCGCGAGAGGTCTGTCACTGCTCTTCAAGAGGCCCGTGACGAAGAGGGACTGGTGCTCTTGGTAGCCCAGAAGGACGCCTCGGTCGACGACCCTGGCAGCACCGATCTCCACCGGGTCGGTACCGTAGCTCGCGTCGTCCAAGTCTCACGTCTCCCAGACGGAACCTCGCGGGTGGTCCTCGAGGGCCTGGGGCGCGCCAAGATCAAGAGACTGGTCACCACCACCGCGGCCCTACGGGCGTCCGTTGAACTACTGACCGGCCGAGAGGTGGAGGACGAGGGCGCCGCGACAGATCAGGTTCTCTCGCTTACGAGAACGGTTGTGAGCCTGTACGCGGAATACGCCCGGCTCCACGCACGAATCCCGGAAGAGCTACCTGGCATCCTGTCTGCAGAGGGCGACCGAGTCCGTTTTGCCCACCTTGTCGGTGGTCACCTGATCCTTCCTTCGATCGAGAAACAGGAACTCCTTGAGGCGACCGATCTGAATGACCAGCTGAATCTTCTCCGAGAACTGCTGGTTCGGGAACTGGAGATCCTAAGCATCGAAGCGAAGCTGGATCGCCAGATCCAGATCCAGCTGGGACGTGACCGGACACCCGCATTGGGGCAGGGCTTCAAGGCGTTTCAGCGTGAACCCGCAGAACAGGACAACGATGAGTGGCGGGAAGCCGAAGAGGCCGTCCGCGAGGCAGATCTGCCCCCCGATGCCCGTGAGCGGGCAGAAAAGGAGCTTGGCAGGCTCAAGAAGCTGAACCCGGTTGCGCCGGAAGCTGCGGTGATCCGAACACATCTCGATTGGATCGTGGCCCTGCCCTGGATGGCGCGTTCCGAAGACAATCTGTCCGTCGAACACGCATCGGACATACTCGACTCGGAGCATTTCGGACTGGGCGAAGTGAAGGAACGCATCCTAGATCACGTCGCCGTGCTTTCGCTCGTGAAGGAGATGCGAGGGCCGATCTTGTGCCTTGCGGGGCCTCCCGGCGTCGGAAAAACCTCTCTGGGCCGGAGCATCGGCAACGCACTCGGGCGCGAGTTCGTGCGGGTGTCGCTGGGCGGAGTTCGGGATGAAGCCGAGATTCGCGGTCACCGACGCACCTACGTAGGGGCCCTCCCTGGACGCATCATTCAAGGGATGCGTCGCTCGGGGACGAAGAACCCAGTCTTCCTTTTGGACGAAGTAGACAAGCTGGCCAGCGACTTCCACGGGGACCCTGGCGCGGCGCTCCTCGAGGTTCTCGATCCCGAGCAGAACAAAGCCTTCGCGGATCACTACTTAGAGCTGGAATACGACCTGTCTGACGTGTTGTTCATCGCGACGGCGAACACCCTCCAGGGTATTCCCGAGCCGCTTCGAGATCGCATGGAGATCATTCGACTCCCCGGGTACTTGGATACCGAAAAGTGTGAGATCGCCTCTCGCTTCCTCTGGCCGCGCCAGTCAGAGCGTCACGGGATTGCTGCCGGGCGGGTCGCCCTCGACAAACCGGCCATCCACCATGTCATCGCGCGGTATACCCGGGAAGCGGGAGTCCGTGAGCTCGACCGACGGCTTTCACGAGTCGCGCGGAAGCTTGCCCGTGGAGTGGCTGACGCTGAACTCATCCCGCCGCTCATCGGGGCGGCGGACCTAAAGGGGCTCCTCGGGCCCCCACCCTACTCGCCTCCGGACCGAGACCAGGACAGCGACCGCATCGGGATCGCCAACGGCCTGGCTTGGACTGCGGCGGGCGGGGCTGTACTCGATGTCGAGGTCGCCGTGGTAGCGGGCGCTGGCGCTCTGAGACTTACAGGGACCCTAGGCGACGTAATGAAGGAGTCAGCACAGGCCGCAGTCACGTACGCAAGATCGAGATCCGAGTTGCTAGGCCTCGATCCACAGTTCCATGAGAAGATCGATGTGCACATCCACATCCCGGAGGGAGCTACCCCTAAGGACGGGCCGTCAGCTGGCATTACGATCGCGATGGCGCTGATCTCGGCTCTGATGGATATCCCCACGCGGGCGGATGTGGCCATGACGGGCGAAATTACGCTTCGGGGCCGCGTCCTCGCCGTAGGGGGGGTCAAGGAAAAGGCGGTGGCAGCACTGCGGAGCGGCATGCGAAGAGTTGTGCTCCCAGAAGCGAACGCGTCCGACCTCGAACTCCTTCCCGCCGAAGTGTTGGAGAGTGTCACTTTCGACCTTGTACGGACCATGGATGAAGTCATGGATGCGGTACTCCTTCACCCGTCCGGACGCCGCCCTCAGGAGACGCCTGGCACTGGCTTGGAGATGCCGCTCCCGCACGGATGA
- the yihA gene encoding ribosome biogenesis GTP-binding protein YihA/YsxC, which produces MKIKTVEYAGTIAQPNGPAPGTLPQIAFSGRSNVGKSSLINTLLRRTRKKIARVSATPGKTRTINFFTVNDRFFLVDLPGYGYAKVPAKMRDEWSTLIEWYLGQKDTVNGLVHLMDARRDPTPHDHQMMSYLAEVGLPTIVVLTKMDKLKSLEQGKAIKRTCDAFSLEDDQLVPFSSKTGEGRETLLDALEALLLPEEEEEEEGEEE; this is translated from the coding sequence ATGAAAATCAAAACGGTTGAATACGCGGGCACGATTGCCCAACCCAACGGCCCAGCTCCGGGCACCCTTCCACAGATCGCCTTCTCTGGCCGGTCGAACGTGGGGAAGTCGTCGCTGATCAACACGTTGCTCCGGAGAACGCGCAAGAAGATCGCGCGCGTCTCCGCGACCCCTGGAAAGACCCGCACAATCAACTTTTTCACGGTGAACGATCGGTTCTTTCTCGTCGATCTTCCGGGGTACGGTTACGCGAAGGTACCCGCCAAAATGCGCGATGAGTGGTCAACGCTCATCGAGTGGTACCTCGGGCAAAAGGACACCGTGAACGGCCTCGTGCACCTCATGGACGCACGCCGTGACCCGACCCCGCACGACCATCAGATGATGTCATACCTGGCAGAGGTCGGGCTCCCGACCATTGTCGTGCTCACGAAGATGGACAAGCTGAAGTCGCTGGAGCAGGGCAAGGCGATAAAACGCACCTGTGACGCGTTCTCTCTGGAGGACGATCAACTTGTGCCGTTTTCGTCCAAGACGGGCGAGGGTCGAGAGACGCTCTTGGACGCCTTGGAGGCACTTCTTCTGCCCGAAGAAGAAGAAGAAGAAGAAGGAGAAGAAGAGTGA